The following proteins are encoded in a genomic region of Dioscorea cayenensis subsp. rotundata cultivar TDr96_F1 chromosome 8, TDr96_F1_v2_PseudoChromosome.rev07_lg8_w22 25.fasta, whole genome shotgun sequence:
- the LOC120266625 gene encoding uncharacterized protein K02A2.6-like, whose amino-acid sequence MAAQRERGLCYNCDAKFTKGHRCNPPQFLCIMIQDEDSDDILYDHQEPPEVTVETEPPDTELELDNTPCISYHALNGFLVPSTLKIAGKIFGKPVVVLIDSGSTNNFIQTRWAHHLSLPVQPSSHLKVTVGNGETLTCGGECLQVPLQLGDTVFQVDLLLLSVFGADIVLGIHWLPQLGQIVFDYNELWMEFTCDGVRTRLQGIKQTNLHDSTNSSLRRQLHTNTVSQFLHISISLDETPPKHHSLTPVIVDATAPQLFADQLHDLLSRYEDIFSVPIGLPPVREFDHRIPLLPSAAPVNVRPYRYPHSQKAEIERLVGDMLTEGIIRPSSSPFSSPVILVKKKDGSWRFCVDYRALNTITVKDRFPIPTVEELLDELANAQVFSKLDLRSGYHQVRIHPSDIEKSAFRTHEGHYEFLVMPFGLSNAPSTFQALMQSIFRPAIRRFALVFFDDILIYSTSWESHLEHLQLIFSLFRAHKLFAKRTKCAFGCSSINYLGHKISGRGVES is encoded by the coding sequence ATGGCGGCACAGCGGGAGCGCGGTCTCTGCTATAATTGTGATGCTAAATTCACGAAAGGCCATCGATGTAATCCTCCTCAGTTCCTCTGCATAATGATACAAGATGAGGATTCTGATGACATTCTTTATGATCACCAGGAACCACCTGAGGTTACGGTAGAAACCGAACCACCTGATACTGAACTCGAATTGGATAACACTCCATGTATCTCTTACCATGCTCTTAATGGATTTCTTGTTCCCTCCACCTTAAAAATAGCAGGCAAAATATTTGGCAAACCAGTCGTAGTCTTGATTGATAGCGGCTCCACGAACAACTTTATTCAAACCAGATGGGCTCATCATTTGAGCCTACCTGTCCAACCCTCCTCTCATCTCAAGGTCACAGTTGGCAACGGAGAGACCTTGACGTGCGGCGGCGAATGTCTTCAGGTTCCACTCCAACTAGGAGACACGGTGTTTCAAGTTGATCTCCTTTTGTTATCAGTTTTTGGTGCGGATATAGTACTTGGCATCCATTGGTTGCCACAACTGGGCCAAATTGTCTTTGACTACAACGAGCTATGGATGGAGTTCACATGTGACGGGGTCCGGACTCGACTTCAGGGCATTAAACAAACCAACCTGCATGACTCCACCAATTCCTCTCTCCGACGTCAGCTTCATACTAATACTGTGAGTCAATTCTTACACATTTCCATTTCTTTGGACGAGACTCCACCAAAACATCATTCATTGACCCCGGTCATCGTGGATGCCACTGCACCCCAACTCTTTGCGGACCAACTTCACGACCTCCTCTCCAGGTATGAAGATATATTCTCTGTTCCTATAGGGTTACCGCCAGTCCGGGAGTTCGACCATCGGATCCCACTCCTCCCTTCCGCCGCACCCGTAAACGTCAGGCCATATCGTTATCCGCATTCTCAGAAAGCAGAAATCGAACGACTGGTGGGTGACATGTTAACGGAGGGTATCATACGTCCCAGTTCTAGTCCCTTCTCCTCACCGGTCATACTTGTTAAGAAGAAGGATGGCTCGTGGAGGTTCTGTGTGGATTATCGGGCCCTGAATACCATTACGGTGAAGGACCGCTTCCCTATTCCCACTGTGGAAGAACTCCTCGATGAGCTTGCCAACGCGCAGGTTTTCTCAAAGCTCGATCTGCGTTCTGGTTACCACCAGGTACGCATACATCCATCTGATATTGAGAAAAGCGCGTTTCGAACGCATGAAGGGCATTACGAATTTCTCGTAATGCCCTTTGGCCTCTCAAACGCTCCTTCCACCTTTCAAGCACTTATGCAATCTATTTTTCGCCCTGCCATCCGGAGGTTCGCCCTCGTCTTCTTCGACGACATTCTCATTTACAGCACGTCATGGGAGAGTCATCTTGAACACCTACAGCTTATCTTCTCCCTCTTCCGTGCACACAAACTCTTCGCCAAGCGAACTAAATGCGCCTTCGGCTGTTCTAGCATCAACTATCTTGGCCACAAAATTTCTGGACGGGGAGTCGAAAGTTGA
- the LOC120267092 gene encoding putative pentatricopeptide repeat-containing protein At1g03510 — protein sequence MMSSLLGSMHQRLLQLTKLLTSYVNQGRHNQALTLFSHMFANPDLTLDPFAFPLALKSCAALHLPSSVAAIHSHSLKSNLLPNPFVASSLVDSYGKSDSIVHARQLFDECPQRNVVVWNAMISLYSHSNDVASALRLFDMMDVPPTVSSYNCVIAALAESEGGSSRALDLYGRMRASGMTPNLITVLALLPACVGVGALSSIKEIHGFAFRINIHKHVQVGSGIVEAYGRCGCLVNARRVFDLMPQRDVVVWSSMVSSYAFHGQADIAMLTLKQMESDNVRPDWIMFLGVLKACSHAGLTDNALHFFDLMTKHYGIEACSEHYSCLVDVLSRAGRLRDAYDVIQGMPMKATPKAWGALLAACRNYGEVELAEIASQALFEIEPENSGNFLLLANSYAGAGRYEEAEKVRREMIERGVNRRGPGSSWVISQ from the coding sequence ATGATGAGTTCACTCCTTGGCTCCATGCACCAGCGTCTGCTCCAACTGACCAAGCTCTTGACGTCCTATGTCAACCAAGGCCGGCACAACCAGGCCCTCACGCTCTTCTCCCATATGTTTGCCAACCCCGACCTCACCCTCGACCCCTTCGCTTTCCCTCTCGCTCTCAAGTCTTGCGCCGCCCTCCACCTCCCCTCCTCCGTCGCCGCCATCCATTCCCACTCCCTCAAGTCCAACCTCCTCCCTAACCCTTTCGTGGCTTCCTCCCTCGTTGACTCGTACGGTAAAAGTGACTCAATCGTCCATGCACGCCAACTGTTCGATGAATGTCCCCAAAGAAACGTGGTTGTCTGGAACGCCATGATTTCCCTCTATTCCCACTCTAATGACGTCGCCAGCGCTTTGAGGTTGTTCGATATGATGGATGTGCCCCCGACTGTGTCATCATACAACTGCGTCATTGCTGCTCTCGCCGAGTCTGAGGGCGGGTCTTCTCGAGCTCTTGATTTGTATGGGCGGATGAGAGCGTCAGGCATGACACCGAATTTGATCACAGTTCTGGCTCTTCTCCCTGCTTGCGTCGGTGTTGGCGCGCTGAGTTCCATCAAAGAAATTCATGGCTTCGCTTTCAGAATTAATATACACAAACACGTCCAAGTAGGAAGCGGCATTGTTGAAGCCTACGGCCGGTGTGGCTGTCTAGTCAATGCGCGTCGTGTGTTTGATCTTATGCCACAGAGGGATGTTGTGGTGTGGAGCTCCATGGTTTCCTCGTATGCCTTTCATGGGCAAGCGGACATTGCCATGTTAACATTGAAACAAATGGAATCAGACAATGTGCGGCCCGATTGGATAATGTTTCTTGGTGTGTTGAAAGCATGCAGTCATGCCGGACTCACTGATAATGCACTGcatttctttgatttgatgaCGAAGCATTACGGCATCGAAGCTTGCAGCGAGCATTATTCGTGCCTGGTTGATGTTTTGAGCCGAGCTGGGAGGTTAAGGGATGCTTATGATGTTATACAAGGGATGCCGATGAAGGCAACTCCGAAAGCTTGGGGAGCACTTTTGGCAGCTTGTAGGAATTATGGAGAAGTGGAGCTGGCGGAGATTGCTAGTCAAGCTTTGTTTGAGATAGAACCAGAGAACTCGGGTAACTTTTTATTGTTGGCAAATAGCTACGCAGGTGCTGGAAGATATGAAGAGGCAGAGAAGGTTAGAAGGGAAATGATTGAAAGAGGTGTTAATAGGAGAGGTCCTGGAAGCAGTTGGGTCATTTCTCAGTAG
- the LOC120267093 gene encoding F-box protein At1g61340-like, which yields MMLEKKYNTRSSQRELKCSGLEFVQKTCILGRKRVAVVSSMIEESTFASPVSTKMQKRLNHLEALPQDILVRVLCHVGHSDLRQLLLVSKSVQEATVIAKELHFTFSTPSKPKIRGDSGLGGGVETPDAPKRNRIAKSRLNDKKLASIAVALFVSPDN from the exons aTGATGCTTGAAAAGAAGTACAACACTAGATCTAGCCAGCGAGAGCTGAAATGTTCTGGTCTGGAGTTTGTTCAGAAGACTTGCATTTTGGGCAGGAAAAGGGTGGCTGTCGTTTCAAGTATGATTGAggaatctacttttgcttctccAGTTAGTACAAAAATGCAGAAGCGATTGAATCACCTTGAGGCTCTACCCCAAGATATACTG GTAAGGGTACTATGTCATGTGGGACACAGTGACTTGAGGCAACTCCTTCTTGTGTCCAAGTCAGTGCAAGAAGCT ACTGTGATTGCCAAAGAGTTGCATTTTACTTTTAGTACTCCATCAAAACCAAAGATCAGAGGAGATAGTGGCTTGGGAGGTGGCGTTGAGACTCCCGACGCGCCCAAGCGAAACAGGATTGCTAAATCACGTTTGAATGACAAGAAACTTGCAAGCATTGCTGTTGCCCTCTTTGTTTCTCCTGATAATTAA